In the Candidatus Micrarchaeia archaeon genome, one interval contains:
- a CDS encoding ATP-dependent DNA helicase, protein MFFPFDEIRPVQKQFYEDCKEACYKGTNLLAYAPTGIGKTAAVLSAVLEYAKEFNKKVIFTTSRHSQHTIAINTLKLIKEKHNVELVVADIINKQQMCLLQESKDMKRNDFDSFCYHQIKSKKCPYAYVKGFALMALKEDIYHVEEAKQICKQFSACPHSAESKLIADADVLVCDYNYIFDSMIKNIVLSKMNIGLEDIILIVDEAHNLPERARELMTFTLSKNLISNCKKELKEYAPDPVLSRAFDSLKNIFNLLGSRQEKIIEKQELLDEINELFKNSFVSEFDFNSFISRLEQTEVYASSKKENEFEFLSLTSMLNFFYSWKEDNEHVLRIIKEDEISLFPLDPSDITQPIFSSVHASILMSGTLYPPEVYADILGIENRELKEYISPFPKENRLILSSNILSTVYHKRNEEEFKKMGNAIAEVIECIPHNTAVFFPSYKLMENVSKYIDSTKELILESSEWKKEDKKIVLENMHKKNNLTLLGVQKGSFSEGIDFENNSLQGIVIVGIPLAPPSLEKKNLVSYFDIKFGQGKGNEYTYMIPAVNKVLQSAGRGIRSETDKCAIVLLDERFNWEKYKQYFPKDFQYFPSDYIIKHLDDFFNF, encoded by the coding sequence ATGTTTTTTCCTTTTGATGAGATAAGACCAGTTCAAAAACAATTTTATGAAGACTGTAAAGAAGCGTGTTATAAAGGAACTAATTTATTGGCATATGCGCCAACTGGTATAGGAAAAACAGCAGCTGTTTTAAGTGCAGTTTTAGAATATGCAAAAGAATTTAATAAAAAAGTTATTTTTACAACTTCAAGACATTCTCAACATACCATAGCAATAAATACTTTAAAATTAATAAAAGAAAAACACAATGTTGAATTAGTTGTTGCAGATATAATAAATAAACAACAGATGTGTTTATTGCAAGAATCAAAAGATATGAAAAGAAATGATTTTGATTCTTTTTGTTATCATCAAATAAAATCTAAAAAATGTCCTTATGCATATGTAAAAGGTTTTGCTTTAATGGCATTAAAGGAAGATATTTATCATGTAGAAGAAGCAAAACAAATTTGTAAACAATTTTCTGCATGTCCACATTCAGCAGAATCAAAATTAATTGCAGATGCAGATGTATTAGTTTGTGATTATAATTATATTTTTGATTCAATGATAAAAAATATTGTTTTGTCTAAAATGAATATTGGTTTGGAAGATATAATTTTAATTGTTGATGAAGCGCATAATCTTCCAGAAAGAGCTAGAGAATTAATGACATTTACTTTATCTAAAAATTTAATCTCAAATTGTAAAAAAGAATTAAAAGAATATGCTCCAGATCCTGTTTTATCTAGGGCATTTGATTCTTTAAAGAATATTTTTAATTTATTGGGGAGTAGACAAGAAAAAATTATAGAAAAACAAGAGTTGTTGGATGAAATAAATGAGTTATTTAAAAACTCATTTGTTTCTGAATTTGATTTTAATAGTTTTATAAGTAGACTTGAACAAACAGAAGTATATGCAAGTTCTAAAAAAGAAAATGAATTTGAGTTTTTATCTTTAACAAGCATGTTGAATTTTTTCTATTCTTGGAAAGAAGATAATGAACATGTATTAAGAATAATAAAAGAAGATGAAATCTCTTTATTTCCACTTGATCCTTCAGATATTACGCAACCTATTTTTTCTTCTGTTCATGCATCAATATTAATGAGTGGAACTTTGTATCCCCCAGAAGTTTATGCAGACATTTTAGGTATTGAAAATAGAGAACTTAAAGAGTATATCTCGCCTTTTCCAAAAGAGAATAGGCTTATTTTATCTTCTAATATTTTATCAACTGTATATCATAAGAGAAATGAAGAAGAATTTAAAAAAATGGGAAATGCAATTGCAGAAGTAATTGAATGTATACCTCATAATACCGCAGTTTTTTTTCCTTCATATAAATTAATGGAGAATGTTTCTAAATATATAGATTCAACTAAAGAGTTAATTTTAGAATCTTCAGAATGGAAAAAAGAGGACAAAAAAATAGTTTTAGAAAATATGCATAAAAAGAATAATTTAACCTTGTTAGGTGTACAAAAAGGGTCTTTTTCAGAAGGTATTGATTTTGAAAATAATTCTCTTCAAGGAATTGTTATAGTAGGAATTCCATTAGCTCCTCCTTCTTTAGAAAAAAAGAATTTAGTATCTTATTTTGATATTAAATTTGGTCAAGGAAAAGGAAATGAATATACTTATATGATTCCTGCAGTAAATAAAGTTTTACAATCTGCAGGCAGGGGAATAAGAAGCGAAACAGATAAATGTGCTATCGTATTATTAGATGAAAGATTTAATTGGGAAAAATATAAGCAATATTTCCCAAAGGATTTTCAATACTTCCCTTCAGATTATATAATTAAACATTTAGATGATTTTTTTAATTTTTAA
- the dph2 gene encoding diphthamide biosynthesis enzyme Dph2: MRILLQFPEGLKSKALEEQKILENQGNEVFISSASCYGACDLAIEEAEKVKADKIIHYGHAPFVGIKTKIQVEYKEYHQDIDLEIIKKHLGRIKNFKKIGLITTVQHIHQLDEIKQLLKKNHKEVFMGKGPKCFYKGQILGCDTGAVGEILDKIECVLYIGGGKFHYLTLNYEIPVFIINPINGEFKKVNDEIQVYNKKLQGALLKSSEAKTFGILVSTKIGQFNLQGAEEAKKKLEEKGKQAVILICNEINSIALQNFNIFDAYINTACPRLIEDYERFQKPIINLSRIDELLEIL, translated from the coding sequence ATGCGCATATTATTACAGTTTCCAGAAGGGCTTAAATCAAAAGCGCTTGAGGAGCAGAAAATATTAGAAAATCAAGGTAATGAAGTATTTATATCCAGTGCAAGCTGTTATGGTGCTTGTGATTTAGCTATTGAAGAAGCTGAAAAAGTAAAAGCAGATAAAATAATTCATTATGGCCATGCGCCTTTTGTAGGTATAAAAACAAAGATACAAGTTGAATATAAAGAGTATCACCAAGATATAGATTTAGAAATTATAAAAAAACATTTAGGTAGAATAAAAAATTTCAAAAAAATAGGTTTAATAACAACTGTTCAGCATATTCACCAATTAGATGAAATAAAACAATTATTAAAAAAAAATCATAAGGAAGTTTTTATGGGAAAAGGACCAAAATGTTTTTATAAAGGACAAATTTTAGGATGTGATACTGGAGCAGTAGGTGAAATATTAGATAAAATAGAGTGTGTTTTATATATTGGAGGAGGAAAATTTCATTATTTAACTTTAAATTATGAAATTCCTGTTTTTATTATAAATCCAATAAATGGAGAGTTCAAAAAAGTAAATGATGAAATACAAGTATATAATAAAAAATTACAAGGTGCTTTATTAAAATCAAGTGAAGCTAAAACCTTTGGTATTTTAGTTTCAACAAAAATAGGGCAATTTAATTTACAAGGCGCAGAAGAAGCTAAAAAGAAATTAGAAGAAAAAGGAAAACAAGCAGTAATTCTAATATGTAATGAAATTAATTCAATTGCTTTACAGAATTTTAATATTTTTGATGCATATATAAATACAGCATGCCCTAGATTAATAGAAGATTACGAAAGATTTCAAAAACCGATTATTAATCTAAGTAGAATAGATGAATTATTAGAAATATTATAA
- a CDS encoding N-6 DNA methylase, whose protein sequence is MDKGKRRDLGVHLTSVNIFKKFIFPKIKNKLNDYIWVDLFAGEGNLILPILEQIEKDKRIEFFKANIYLFDIQSEMVDKSIQNAVSYGIPKEIAEKNILQLDTLKNYPKFLLNSKKPVFHITNPPYLYLGYISKHEKNKEQQKLFTGVNKGYQDLYQIALINDLRNNLKNMIYIIPSNFLFGAVVSNKIRDDFLSRYNINEAVIFEKKIFDFTGTNVIICFFEKTDKINTKLEFDAIKINCETKKRHYKLSNKNHFRAGFEFYEYTKKIKKTNSFSISFYLTENEINENLGKNKVVLLDSKKYTSRGYLKKEFFVNDYLYKKILSNPFFIRTVDTGSIDGKAGIYNIQEVFGVDGIFISGATYRTCPIQMFLTPTLTDVNSKKLIKEFNNLLNKLRENTDSEFMTTYKYSNGTYIRKYLGLSQVKNLMQTFSLSDLSTYIEDSTQIEEYATIEEPQIKRGLEQWF, encoded by the coding sequence ATGGATAAAGGAAAGAGAAGGGATCTTGGAGTACATTTAACTTCAGTAAATATTTTCAAAAAATTTATTTTTCCTAAAATTAAAAATAAATTAAATGATTATATTTGGGTTGATCTTTTTGCAGGTGAAGGTAATTTAATTCTTCCAATTCTTGAACAAATTGAAAAAGATAAAAGAATTGAATTTTTTAAAGCAAATATATATCTTTTTGATATTCAATCGGAAATGGTGGATAAATCAATCCAAAATGCAGTTTCTTACGGGATACCTAAAGAAATTGCTGAAAAAAACATTCTACAATTAGATACACTTAAAAATTATCCAAAATTTTTGCTTAATTCCAAAAAACCAGTGTTTCATATTACTAATCCGCCTTATTTATATTTAGGTTATATTTCTAAACATGAAAAAAATAAAGAACAGCAAAAACTTTTCACAGGTGTAAATAAAGGATATCAAGATTTATATCAAATTGCATTAATTAATGATCTTAGAAATAATTTAAAAAATATGATTTATATTATCCCGTCTAATTTTTTATTTGGTGCTGTTGTTTCAAATAAAATAAGGGATGATTTTCTTAGTAGATATAATATAAATGAAGCAGTAATTTTTGAAAAAAAAATATTTGATTTTACAGGAACAAATGTAATAATTTGTTTTTTTGAAAAAACTGATAAGATTAATACCAAATTAGAATTTGATGCAATAAAAATTAATTGTGAGACTAAAAAAAGACATTATAAACTTTCAAATAAAAATCATTTTAGAGCAGGATTCGAATTTTATGAATATACTAAAAAAATAAAAAAAACCAATTCTTTTTCAATATCATTTTATCTTACTGAAAATGAGATAAATGAAAATTTAGGAAAAAATAAAGTTGTTTTGTTAGATTCAAAGAAATACACATCTAGAGGTTATTTAAAAAAGGAGTTTTTTGTAAATGATTATTTATATAAAAAGATTTTATCTAATCCTTTTTTTATTAGAACGGTTGATACAGGTTCAATAGATGGAAAAGCAGGAATTTATAATATTCAAGAGGTATTTGGAGTTGATGGTATTTTTATAAGTGGTGCTACTTATAGAACTTGTCCTATTCAAATGTTTTTAACTCCAACTTTAACAGACGTCAATTCTAAAAAACTAATCAAAGAATTTAATAATTTACTTAATAAATTAAGAGAAAACACAGATAGTGAATTTATGACAACCTATAAATATTCTAATGGAACTTATATAAGAAAATATTTAGGTCTTTCTCAAGTTAAAAACCTTATGCAAACTTTTTCATTATCTGATCTTTCTACATATATAGAAGATTCTACACAAATAGAAGAATATGCAACAATCGAAGAGCCACAAATAAAAAGAGGTCTTGAACAATGGTTTTAA